In a genomic window of Methanobacterium formicicum:
- the nadA gene encoding quinolinate synthase: MNKEQEEILKLKEEKNAVILAHNYQTAPIQEIADFLGDSLELCITASQIEDADLVVFCGVDFMAETAAILNPEKKILIPDPQAECPMAHMLPAEEVKKYKDKYPQAQVVLYVNTLAEAKAEADILCTSANAVQVVESLDADQILFGPDMNLASYVQKRTDKEIIPIPEEGYCYVHKMFNIGDVTFSRENYPDAEVLVHPECDAEVQEIADHILSTGGMMRHVAGSDRKNFLIGTEVDMVTRLRRENPDKIIYPLLDEAICENMKLHNLQKVKESLQEEKFQVKVPPEIALKARIAVERMLEVS; encoded by the coding sequence TTGAATAAAGAGCAAGAAGAAATTCTTAAACTTAAAGAAGAGAAAAATGCCGTAATACTGGCTCATAATTATCAAACCGCACCAATACAGGAGATAGCAGATTTTTTGGGGGATTCTCTGGAACTGTGTATCACTGCCTCCCAGATAGAAGACGCGGATCTGGTGGTCTTCTGCGGAGTGGACTTTATGGCTGAAACTGCAGCCATTTTAAACCCAGAAAAAAAGATATTAATACCGGACCCCCAGGCAGAATGTCCCATGGCACACATGCTCCCTGCAGAAGAGGTTAAAAAGTACAAAGACAAATATCCTCAGGCACAGGTGGTGCTGTACGTGAATACCCTGGCAGAAGCAAAGGCCGAAGCAGATATATTATGTACCTCTGCCAATGCAGTTCAGGTGGTGGAAAGTCTAGATGCGGATCAGATACTCTTTGGTCCGGATATGAACCTGGCCAGTTACGTACAAAAAAGGACAGATAAAGAAATAATCCCCATTCCTGAAGAGGGTTATTGTTACGTTCATAAGATGTTCAACATAGGAGATGTTACCTTCTCCAGGGAAAACTATCCCGATGCCGAGGTACTGGTACATCCCGAGTGTGATGCTGAAGTACAGGAAATAGCGGATCACATACTAAGTACCGGGGGAATGATGCGCCACGTGGCTGGCTCTGACCGTAAAAATTTCTTAATTGGTACGGAAGTGGATATGGTAACCCGGCTCCGCCGGGAAAACCCGGATAAAATCATCTACCCCCTACTGGATGAGGCTATCTGTGAAAATATGAAACTACACAATCTGCAAAAAGTTAAGGAATCACTCCAGGAAGAGAAATTCCAGGTTAAAGTACCACCGGAAATTGCTTTAAAGGCCAGAATTGCCGTGGAACGAATGCTGGAAGTTAGTTAA
- a CDS encoding tetratricopeptide repeat protein: MATKEAEMFYKQAMSFLDQGKVEKSIEFFNSAIEIDKDYVSAWNDKGVALMELGNYPEALKCFEEVIRLEPGDNMAWYNRGYVLLILEEYQEAVNTFDLFLGRYSKKKDDFYKYALFLRAQGLYHLKQYDEASKLIKEALKIDKKFKEARDLLELVGKEKAQ, encoded by the coding sequence ATGGCCACTAAAGAAGCTGAAATGTTTTACAAACAAGCAATGTCATTTTTAGACCAGGGTAAAGTAGAAAAATCCATAGAATTTTTTAACAGTGCAATTGAAATTGATAAAGATTATGTTTCCGCCTGGAATGATAAAGGAGTAGCCCTCATGGAACTTGGGAACTATCCTGAGGCACTTAAATGCTTCGAAGAAGTGATCCGGTTAGAACCCGGTGATAACATGGCCTGGTATAACCGAGGATATGTACTTCTCATCCTGGAAGAATATCAGGAAGCAGTCAACACCTTCGATCTGTTCCTGGGCCGATACTCCAAAAAGAAGGATGATTTTTACAAATATGCATTATTCTTACGTGCTCAGGGATTATACCACCTTAAACAGTATGATGAAGCCTCAAAACTAATTAAAGAAGCTCTTAAGATAGATAAAAAATTCAAAGAAGCCCGGGATCTCTTAGAACTGGTGGGAAAAGAAAAGGCACAGTAA
- a CDS encoding DUF763 domain-containing protein → MSSRSGVANLPLHGGRAPRWLFQRMVKLAGAVTEAIIYEYGPEEFLTRVSDPYWFQAFSCVLGFDWHSSGTTTTTCGALKTAINPEEHGILIAGGKGRASRRTPQEIQGAGELFSLSTAKLEDLVYASKISAKIDNSCIQDGYQLYHHVFFLTERGDWSVVQQGMNESTQYARRYHWLSDSVETYINEPHNGICCDLKEAKTLDMTADQSFHSRQTSLDLILDNPEHLKKYFQKKVDVGAEQASLDAFCPQLTLPSHHPVLNTDLSPKEFEILHNAWELQPESYEELISLQGMGPKKIRALALISDLVYGDKPSWEDPVKYSFTHGGKDGFPYPVNREVYDHSIETLQESLQQARLEKKDRYQAIKRLEKLIKVDN, encoded by the coding sequence ATGAGTTCTAGAAGTGGGGTGGCCAATCTACCCCTTCACGGTGGCCGTGCACCGCGCTGGCTTTTCCAGCGAATGGTAAAACTGGCAGGAGCAGTTACCGAGGCCATTATATATGAATATGGTCCTGAAGAATTTTTAACCCGAGTTTCTGACCCGTACTGGTTCCAGGCATTTTCTTGTGTACTGGGATTTGACTGGCACAGTTCCGGTACTACCACCACCACCTGTGGGGCACTTAAAACAGCCATAAATCCAGAAGAACATGGAATACTCATTGCTGGAGGCAAAGGTCGTGCTTCTCGCCGAACACCTCAGGAAATCCAGGGTGCGGGGGAATTGTTTTCCCTGTCCACGGCAAAACTGGAGGACCTGGTATACGCCAGTAAAATTTCCGCAAAAATAGATAATTCCTGCATTCAGGACGGGTATCAACTCTATCATCATGTGTTCTTTTTAACTGAGAGGGGGGACTGGTCAGTGGTGCAGCAGGGTATGAATGAATCCACTCAGTATGCCCGCCGTTACCACTGGCTCTCTGATTCAGTGGAAACCTATATTAACGAGCCACACAATGGTATCTGTTGCGATCTGAAGGAAGCCAAGACTCTGGATATGACTGCTGATCAGAGTTTTCATTCACGACAAACCAGCCTGGACCTGATACTGGATAACCCCGAACACCTGAAGAAGTACTTCCAGAAAAAGGTGGATGTGGGAGCGGAGCAGGCTAGCCTTGATGCTTTTTGCCCCCAACTCACTTTACCCAGTCACCATCCTGTGTTGAACACAGATTTATCTCCTAAAGAATTTGAAATCCTACATAATGCCTGGGAATTACAACCAGAAAGTTATGAAGAACTAATATCTTTACAGGGTATGGGGCCCAAGAAGATACGTGCCCTGGCCCTGATTTCCGATCTGGTTTATGGAGATAAACCCAGCTGGGAGGATCCAGTAAAATATAGCTTCACCCATGGGGGTAAAGATGGATTCCCTTACCCTGTGAACCGGGAAGTATACGATCATTCCATCGAGACCCTGCAGGAATCTCTGCAGCAGGCTCGATTAGAAAAAAAAGACAGATATCAGGCTATTAAAAGGTTGGAAAAATTAATCAAGGTGGATAACTAG
- a CDS encoding MJ1255/VC2487 family glycosyltransferase yields the protein MKLSIIIPTFNEENYLPHLLESIKRQDFRDYEVIVADAGSKDSTRDIAQEFGCKIVEGGLPAVGRNRGADIAQGTYFLFLDSDVILTRDYLELCVDEFQERELGIAITQIAPLRDSFLNKITHDFANFFMRKVEKIKPHGAGCYGIVTTKKLHQEVEGFDEDLDFGEDTDYIERIGAISQFKVLRSPKLLVSTRRLQEEGLRNVAFKYAKSTFYQFRGKQITAEDLDYTFGHPDTKRIIYSVCGEGMGHAIRAKVLLHHLTQKNEVHIFASDRAYTYLSQHFDNVYEIGGFNTVYEDNTVQNTKTFIKGMKDLPGDLKKSLRLMYSVAKAVKPQVIISDFEFYSNLLSKILRLPLISLDNMHVLTQAELDVPSKFRTERIAAEGVVRSFIQMPTFYLITSYFYPPLKNPEKSKYFPPVLREAIMNLKPYNGEHVLVYQTSDSNVKLLDILKKFDDEFIVYGFHQDGRDENLRFKNFNEDEFFQDLARARAVIANGGFTLISEALYLGKPVLSVPVKKQFEQILNAIYMDRLGYGEFHQDLEEEDIANFLSRLEEYRKNIDLTFQHDNNQAILGELDSLLDKYT from the coding sequence ATGAAACTTTCAATTATTATACCCACCTTTAACGAGGAAAATTACCTCCCTCACCTCCTGGAAAGTATAAAAAGACAAGATTTCAGGGATTATGAGGTCATAGTGGCTGATGCAGGATCTAAAGATAGTACCAGGGATATAGCTCAGGAGTTCGGGTGTAAAATCGTGGAGGGGGGTCTCCCAGCAGTGGGCCGCAACCGTGGTGCAGATATAGCCCAGGGAACGTATTTCCTTTTTTTAGATTCTGATGTGATTTTAACCAGGGATTACTTGGAGTTGTGTGTGGATGAATTTCAAGAAAGAGAACTGGGGATTGCCATCACCCAAATCGCCCCTTTAAGAGATAGTTTTCTGAATAAAATAACCCATGATTTTGCCAATTTTTTCATGAGAAAAGTGGAAAAGATCAAACCCCACGGAGCAGGCTGCTACGGCATAGTAACCACTAAAAAACTCCACCAGGAGGTGGAAGGATTTGACGAAGACCTGGACTTTGGGGAGGACACAGATTACATTGAACGTATTGGTGCCATCAGCCAATTTAAGGTTTTAAGAAGTCCAAAACTCCTGGTTTCAACCCGACGTCTCCAGGAAGAAGGTTTACGTAATGTGGCCTTCAAATATGCTAAAAGTACATTCTACCAGTTCCGAGGTAAGCAGATCACTGCCGAAGATCTGGATTACACCTTCGGCCATCCCGATACCAAAAGAATAATTTATTCAGTATGCGGAGAAGGTATGGGTCATGCTATCCGGGCTAAGGTACTTCTCCATCATCTAACCCAAAAGAACGAAGTTCACATATTTGCCTCGGACCGTGCCTACACTTATCTGTCCCAGCATTTTGACAATGTCTACGAGATAGGTGGTTTCAACACAGTATACGAGGATAACACCGTTCAGAACACTAAAACATTCATCAAGGGGATGAAAGACCTCCCTGGTGATTTGAAAAAAAGTTTAAGGTTAATGTACAGTGTGGCCAAGGCAGTAAAGCCCCAGGTTATCATTTCCGATTTTGAGTTCTACTCCAATTTACTATCCAAGATTTTACGTCTTCCACTTATCAGTCTGGATAACATGCATGTCCTTACCCAGGCAGAACTCGATGTTCCGAGCAAATTTCGCACGGAAAGAATAGCTGCTGAAGGTGTGGTGCGATCCTTTATTCAAATGCCCACTTTCTATCTCATCACCAGTTACTTTTATCCTCCCCTTAAAAACCCTGAAAAAAGCAAATATTTCCCCCCAGTACTGCGTGAGGCCATCATGAACCTTAAACCATACAACGGGGAGCATGTCCTGGTTTACCAGACCAGTGATTCCAATGTGAAATTGCTGGATATTTTAAAGAAATTTGATGATGAATTCATTGTCTATGGATTTCACCAGGATGGTAGGGATGAAAATCTACGGTTTAAGAATTTCAATGAGGATGAGTTTTTCCAGGACCTGGCCCGGGCCCGGGCAGTTATTGCCAACGGAGGATTTACCCTTATCAGCGAGGCACTGTACCTGGGAAAACCAGTATTAAGTGTTCCGGTTAAAAAACAGTTCGAACAGATTTTAAACGCGATTTACATGGACCGGTTGGGTTACGGTGAGTTCCACCAGGATCTGGAGGAAGAGGATATTGCCAACTTCCTCTCACGTTTGGAAGAATACCGTAAGAACATAGATCTCACCTTCCAACACGATAATAACCAGGCCATTCTAGGAGAACTGGACTCACTCCTGGATAAGTATACATAA
- a CDS encoding RtcB family protein has protein sequence MVMEETLKKVRDCVWEVPGDYKKEMRVPGRIYLDDEAVKSLEQGAVDQVANVASLPGIQKFSIGLPDIHFGYGFSIGGVGAFSSRTGVISPGGVGFDINCGVRLLRTNLTLEDVQPKIKELIDVMFRNIPSGVGSKGKIRLKEGEIDDVLDNGAQWAVENGYGWEKDLEYLEENGCMDDADSAKVSDKAKKRGIPQLGSLGSGNHFLEVQKVDEIFDEDAARTFGLEKGQVTVLIHSGSRGCGHQVCSDYLRTMDKAAKRYKIDLPDRQLACAPVESEEAQDYFAAMAAAANYAWTNRQMIVHWVRESFEQVFHRDAEDMGMGIVYDVAHNIAKKEMHNIKGRETQLYVHRKGATRAFGPGRKELPADYQKTGQPVFIPGTMGTSSYVLHGTQTAMEETFGSTAHGAGRQMSRAGAKRNYRGEDILKILEGRGIYVKANSMPVVAEEAPGAYKDVDQVVQTAHRAGISKLVGRMVPMGVAKG, from the coding sequence ATGGTCATGGAAGAAACACTAAAAAAGGTACGCGATTGTGTTTGGGAAGTTCCCGGAGATTATAAAAAGGAAATGAGGGTGCCTGGTCGAATTTATCTTGATGATGAGGCTGTAAAATCCCTGGAACAGGGAGCAGTGGATCAGGTGGCCAACGTAGCCAGTTTACCCGGGATACAAAAATTCTCCATAGGACTCCCGGACATCCACTTTGGCTATGGATTTAGTATAGGTGGAGTGGGAGCATTCAGCAGCCGTACAGGAGTTATAAGTCCGGGTGGTGTTGGTTTTGACATAAACTGTGGAGTAAGACTCCTCCGCACCAATCTCACCCTGGAAGATGTTCAACCCAAGATCAAAGAACTCATCGATGTAATGTTCCGAAACATACCTTCAGGTGTAGGTAGTAAAGGCAAAATACGCCTTAAAGAAGGTGAAATAGATGATGTTCTGGATAACGGGGCCCAATGGGCTGTGGAAAATGGTTACGGCTGGGAAAAAGACCTGGAGTATCTGGAAGAAAACGGTTGTATGGATGATGCCGATTCAGCCAAGGTCAGTGACAAAGCTAAAAAAAGGGGCATACCTCAGCTGGGTAGCCTGGGCTCGGGTAACCATTTCCTGGAAGTCCAGAAGGTAGATGAAATATTCGATGAGGATGCCGCCCGGACTTTCGGGCTGGAAAAAGGACAGGTAACCGTCCTGATCCATTCTGGAAGCCGGGGATGTGGACATCAGGTATGCAGTGATTACCTGCGAACCATGGACAAAGCTGCCAAGCGATACAAAATTGACCTGCCAGACCGGCAGTTAGCCTGTGCCCCAGTAGAATCTGAAGAAGCTCAAGATTATTTCGCGGCAATGGCTGCCGCTGCTAACTACGCCTGGACCAACCGACAGATGATCGTGCACTGGGTCCGGGAATCCTTTGAACAAGTCTTCCATCGTGACGCCGAGGACATGGGCATGGGAATTGTTTACGATGTGGCCCATAACATTGCCAAAAAGGAAATGCACAACATCAAAGGACGGGAAACCCAGTTATATGTCCACCGGAAAGGAGCAACCCGGGCATTTGGGCCGGGAAGAAAGGAATTGCCGGCAGATTACCAGAAAACTGGTCAGCCAGTGTTCATTCCAGGAACCATGGGAACTTCTTCTTACGTCCTGCATGGTACCCAGACTGCAATGGAAGAAACCTTCGGTTCCACTGCCCACGGTGCCGGACGCCAGATGAGCCGTGCCGGTGCCAAACGTAACTACCGTGGTGAAGATATCCTTAAAATCCTGGAAGGAAGAGGAATCTACGTGAAGGCCAATTCCATGCCGGTGGTGGCAGAAGAAGCACCTGGAGCCTACAAAGACGTGGATCAGGTAGTTCAAACCGCCCACCGGGCTGGTATTTCCAAGTTGGTGGGAAGAATGGTGCCTATGGGAGTGGCCAAGGGATAA
- the mtnP gene encoding S-methyl-5'-thioadenosine phosphorylase: MIGIIGGTGVYQIVELGDLKEKKVLNTPFGESPPVSILTFDDQEVAFIPRHREGHDNPPHMINYRANVYALKMLGVDRIIATNAVGSLDESIKPGDFLLPDDFLDFTRKRPFTFYDDQVVHVDVTQPYCPELAETINRAAESVDGKLVPGGVYVCTEGPRFETPAEIKMFRQMGGTVVGMTGLPEVVLARELEMCYASICMVSNYAASVSPDKITIDEVFEMLEEKKKSLTQLIYHSLMNIPAGRNCPCQCALEGAEVD, encoded by the coding sequence ATGATAGGAATAATTGGTGGTACAGGAGTGTACCAGATAGTTGAACTGGGAGATTTGAAGGAAAAAAAGGTTTTAAATACACCCTTTGGTGAATCTCCCCCGGTATCTATTTTAACTTTTGATGATCAGGAGGTGGCCTTTATCCCCCGGCACCGTGAGGGTCATGATAATCCCCCCCACATGATCAATTACCGGGCCAATGTATACGCCCTTAAGATGCTGGGTGTGGATCGCATTATTGCCACCAACGCGGTGGGATCCCTTGATGAATCCATTAAGCCCGGTGACTTTCTATTACCTGATGATTTTCTTGATTTCACCAGGAAAAGGCCTTTCACCTTTTACGATGACCAGGTGGTACACGTGGATGTCACCCAGCCCTACTGTCCGGAGCTGGCTGAAACCATAAACCGGGCTGCTGAGAGTGTGGATGGTAAACTGGTCCCGGGAGGGGTCTATGTATGTACTGAGGGGCCTCGTTTTGAAACCCCGGCAGAAATCAAGATGTTCCGCCAGATGGGGGGAACAGTGGTGGGTATGACTGGTCTTCCCGAGGTGGTACTGGCCCGTGAACTTGAAATGTGCTACGCCTCCATCTGTATGGTATCCAATTATGCGGCATCAGTTTCTCCGGATAAAATCACCATAGATGAAGTATTTGAGATGCTGGAGGAGAAGAAGAAATCACTCACCCAACTCATTTACCACTCCCTTATGAACATCCCTGCGGGGAGAAATTGCCCCTGCCAATGTGCCCTGGAGGGTGCAGAGGTAGATTAA